In a genomic window of Thiosocius teredinicola:
- a CDS encoding S24 family peptidase gives MNDPLSSCSNSEPFALQVIGDSMEPEFPDECVVVIEPADWCQHGMYVMALVEGVRWFRQYRKDDEGERLIALNDRYPPIDLAGLDWKMEGIIMQRNLGRHQTESGRREVKHYKYD, from the coding sequence ATGAACGATCCTTTAAGTAGCTGCAGCAACTCCGAACCGTTCGCGCTGCAGGTGATCGGCGACAGTATGGAACCCGAGTTCCCCGACGAATGCGTGGTCGTGATCGAGCCCGCGGACTGGTGCCAGCACGGCATGTACGTGATGGCGCTGGTCGAGGGGGTTCGCTGGTTCCGCCAGTACCGGAAAGACGACGAGGGTGAACGCCTGATCGCGTTGAACGACCGTTATCCGCCGATCGATCTGGCAGGCCTGGATTGGAAGATGGAAGGCATCATCATGCAGCGCAACCTGGGTCGCCACCAAACGGAGTCAGGGCGACGCGAGGTCAAACACTACAAATACGACTGA
- a CDS encoding sensor histidine kinase, whose protein sequence is MALGIMACLILGMAVAASLGIQRASYFLQRADKSHTQLQLASRLSSEIYAYVVIRASAMTPGRSDPILQDAERRIDTLLEEFDTVLRSEVALISTDDERARENDEFDRTAELRRQTRALFDHPTVFTLDGGPGSQVAGIKGLTAELIGHVKQHIEPVIARLVIDEKREIAAVDLGMRELRGTLLATGVAIAFSCLFLAVFLVWHVRRVLSSPISEIISAAAALSSGRTRRDLGAFRHDELGLLARHFDRMAKRVEHHRTKLETLNEQLEHRVAERTELLNRSNQRLQSIDDSRKRFLANVSHELRTPLTAIIGETELALQDADAIDPEMAQSLRCISANAAYLRRRVQDLLLLARSEDGQLQLELQPVDLVELVAEVCTQARGLAEIEQVAIDVQVGNDVKLARVMADPSWLGQCLLGLIDNAVKFSLPGNTVRVVLIQRNDAWRIEILDQGPGFDDPTLPDLFDRYYQTSGGRMRGGAGLGLAIAHWIIKQHDADIQIGNTEEGALVAIELNRLDEP, encoded by the coding sequence ATGGCCTTGGGAATCATGGCATGTCTGATACTCGGTATGGCCGTGGCAGCCAGCCTCGGTATTCAGCGCGCATCCTATTTCCTGCAACGCGCCGATAAGTCGCATACCCAGTTGCAACTGGCATCGCGTCTTTCGAGCGAGATATATGCCTACGTCGTGATTCGCGCCAGCGCTATGACGCCGGGACGGTCAGACCCCATTCTCCAGGACGCCGAACGCCGCATCGATACGCTGCTGGAAGAATTCGATACCGTGTTGCGCAGCGAAGTCGCATTGATCTCAACAGACGACGAGCGCGCGCGCGAAAACGACGAGTTCGATCGCACCGCCGAACTGCGCCGACAAACGCGGGCCTTGTTCGATCACCCGACGGTGTTCACCCTGGATGGCGGGCCTGGTAGCCAGGTCGCCGGCATCAAGGGTCTCACGGCCGAACTCATTGGCCACGTGAAACAACACATTGAACCGGTGATTGCCCGACTGGTGATCGATGAAAAAAGGGAAATCGCGGCCGTCGACCTGGGCATGCGCGAGCTGCGCGGCACACTGCTCGCGACAGGCGTCGCGATTGCCTTCTCTTGCCTGTTTTTGGCGGTATTTCTGGTGTGGCACGTACGGCGTGTGCTGTCATCACCCATCTCCGAGATCATCAGCGCCGCTGCGGCGCTCTCCTCTGGGCGCACGCGGCGCGACCTGGGCGCATTTCGGCATGACGAACTGGGGCTGCTGGCACGCCATTTCGACCGTATGGCGAAGCGCGTGGAACACCACCGTACCAAATTGGAGACACTCAACGAACAACTCGAACACCGGGTCGCCGAGCGAACCGAGCTCCTGAATCGCTCCAATCAGCGGCTGCAATCCATCGACGACAGCCGCAAGCGTTTTCTCGCCAACGTAAGCCACGAGTTGCGCACGCCCCTGACCGCCATCATAGGAGAAACCGAACTGGCCCTGCAGGACGCAGACGCGATCGATCCCGAGATGGCACAGTCATTGCGTTGCATTAGTGCAAATGCTGCGTACCTGCGGCGGCGGGTGCAGGATCTCTTGCTACTCGCGCGCTCCGAGGACGGCCAGTTACAGCTCGAGCTGCAACCCGTCGACTTGGTTGAGCTGGTCGCAGAGGTATGCACCCAGGCACGAGGGCTGGCCGAGATCGAGCAGGTGGCGATCGACGTGCAGGTCGGCAACGACGTAAAGCTTGCACGCGTCATGGCCGACCCGAGCTGGCTGGGACAATGTCTGCTTGGCTTGATCGACAACGCGGTCAAGTTCTCGCTGCCGGGAAATACGGTGAGGGTCGTGCTCATACAGAGGAACGATGCCTGGCGCATCGAGATACTCGACCAGGGGCCCGGTTTTGACGACCCCACCCTGCCGGACCTTTTCGACCGCTACTACCAAACGAGCGGAGGAAGGATGCGTGGAGGCGCCGGCCTGGGTCTGGCCATCGCCCATTGGATCATCAAACAACATGACGCGGACATTCAGATCGGCAACACCGAAGAAGGCGCACTGGTGGCCATCGAACTCAATCGCTTGGACGAACCATGA
- a CDS encoding formylglycine-generating enzyme family protein, whose product MRAPIISTAFLIFTATTPAVAERIAIPAGSFHMGCSVGDPACGDDEGPVGGVRVDVPAFLLDRNEVTVAEFRACVASGDCSEPLTNQRNQYCNYGHAERDEHPVNCLDWGQAVAYCQAQGGRLPTEPEWEYAARAGSSSRYPWGEAVDCSTAIVDEVSPDASDREPDGCYTDATWPVGSRAANAFGLFDMHGNAGEWTASWYAPDALTAYYAKGDLAGPADGRQRVVRGGSWDENRPNLRSSFRNVKPPEQDGAIYGSVGFRCAADAR is encoded by the coding sequence ATGCGCGCACCCATCATATCGACAGCATTCCTGATCTTTACGGCTACAACGCCGGCGGTGGCCGAGCGGATCGCGATTCCGGCCGGCAGCTTTCATATGGGGTGTTCGGTGGGCGACCCGGCGTGCGGCGATGACGAGGGGCCGGTAGGCGGCGTACGCGTCGATGTACCCGCATTTCTGCTGGATCGCAACGAGGTCACGGTGGCGGAGTTTCGCGCCTGTGTCGCCAGCGGCGACTGCAGCGAACCGTTGACCAACCAGCGCAACCAGTATTGCAACTATGGCCATGCTGAGCGCGATGAGCATCCTGTGAATTGCCTGGACTGGGGGCAGGCGGTTGCCTATTGCCAGGCCCAGGGCGGTCGTTTGCCGACCGAGCCTGAGTGGGAATACGCCGCGCGCGCCGGCTCGAGCAGCCGTTATCCGTGGGGAGAGGCGGTCGACTGTTCGACGGCGATTGTCGATGAGGTGAGCCCGGATGCGTCAGACCGGGAACCCGACGGTTGTTACACCGATGCCACCTGGCCGGTCGGTAGCCGCGCCGCCAATGCCTTCGGCCTGTTCGACATGCACGGCAATGCCGGTGAGTGGACGGCAAGCTGGTATGCGCCGGACGCGCTCACCGCTTACTACGCCAAGGGCGATCTCGCCGGGCCCGCCGATGGCCGGCAGCGCGTGGTGCGCGGCGGTTCGTGGGATGAAAACCGACCGAACCTGCGCAGTTCCTTCCGCAACGTGAAGCCGCCGGAACAGGACGGCGCGATCTATGGCTCGGTCGGATTCCGCTGCGCGGCCGACGCGCGCTGA
- a CDS encoding response regulator transcription factor, with amino-acid sequence MTRLLLCEDDSSVGQMIQRGLRKTGFEVDWVQQGYQALDLAFTGRYQSLVLDLMLPDIDGLALCRRLREQQITTPVLMLTARDSVEHKVDGFEAGADDYLTKPFAFAELLARMKALIRRSGAADTDDVVDYGAMRLDRGAREVFCHGERVELTEREFQLLVCLAEQAGKVVSRERIIQCAWGADSDISDNAVDVYVGYLRKKMHAHCQRPFIRTVRGAGFKLDLSPLAV; translated from the coding sequence ATGACGAGACTACTGCTGTGTGAAGACGATTCCAGCGTTGGCCAGATGATCCAACGGGGACTGCGCAAGACCGGTTTCGAAGTCGACTGGGTGCAGCAAGGCTATCAGGCACTCGATCTTGCATTCACCGGGCGATACCAATCACTGGTGCTGGATCTGATGCTGCCCGATATCGACGGCCTGGCACTGTGCCGACGCTTGCGCGAACAGCAGATCACCACGCCGGTGCTGATGCTCACAGCACGAGACAGCGTCGAGCACAAAGTCGACGGCTTCGAAGCCGGCGCCGACGATTATCTGACCAAACCATTTGCCTTCGCCGAACTGCTTGCACGGATGAAGGCCCTGATTCGCCGCAGCGGCGCTGCCGACACCGATGACGTGGTGGACTATGGAGCGATGCGCCTCGATCGCGGGGCACGCGAGGTGTTCTGCCATGGCGAACGTGTCGAGTTGACCGAACGCGAATTCCAGCTGCTTGTGTGCCTGGCAGAACAGGCCGGCAAGGTCGTCTCGCGGGAACGGATTATTCAGTGCGCCTGGGGCGCGGACAGCGACATCTCGGACAACGCCGTGGATGTCTATGTCGGATACCTTCGTAAGAAGATGCACGCCCATTGCCAGCGACCCTTCATCCGCACGGTCCGTGGCGCCGGCTTCAAACTCGATCTATCCCCGCTGGCCGTCTAG
- a CDS encoding ABCB family ABC transporter ATP-binding protein/permease — translation MVHSGGVAPQVHKDRRDWHNLKGMLPFLWEFRGRALFALSCLVLSKVANVGVPVVLKHIVEHFERVKDDPAMLAAVMPLALLVAYGALKLSSSLFNELRDVVFAKVRYRAMRRLSTRVLEHLHKLSLRFHLDRKTGAVSRDLERGTRSVSTILNYMAFSILPIVVEFGLVAIILIRDYSWVFAAAMFGSVVVYVAVTFAITEWRMDFRHYMNRLDSEGNTQAFDSLINYETVKYFGNESMELRRYDGTLSEWEHWAVKSQTSMSMLNFGQGAVIALGVTLVMYLAMRGVASGEISIGDLVLLNAFLLQLFIPLGFLGIVYRQIKYSLADMDLVFKLLEREPEITDKAGAAPLQLDGGKLRFESVDFGYQPDRQILYALDLDVPPGHKVAVVGHSGAGKSTLARLVYRFYDVDGGRITIDGQDLRDVTQDSLRAAIGIVPQDTVLFNDTIYYNIAYGRPQATREEVEQAAAMAHIKAFVESLPEAWETRVGERGLKLSGGEKQRVAIARAILKDPQILIFDEATSSLDTRTEQAIQETLAEVAAKHTTLVIAHRLSTVVDADQILVMSAGRIVERGTHAELLAGNGIYREMWELQRKEREQEQYDQAEADSA, via the coding sequence ATGGTGCATTCGGGGGGCGTGGCGCCCCAAGTCCACAAAGATCGGCGGGATTGGCACAACCTCAAAGGTATGTTGCCGTTTTTGTGGGAGTTTCGTGGCCGCGCCCTGTTTGCCCTGTCGTGCCTGGTGTTGTCAAAGGTCGCCAATGTCGGCGTGCCGGTCGTCCTAAAACACATCGTCGAGCATTTTGAGCGGGTCAAAGACGATCCGGCAATGCTCGCCGCCGTGATGCCGCTGGCCCTGCTGGTCGCCTACGGTGCCTTGAAACTCAGCTCTTCGCTGTTCAATGAGCTGCGCGACGTGGTGTTCGCCAAGGTGCGTTATCGCGCCATGCGCCGCCTGTCGACGCGCGTGCTCGAACATCTGCACAAACTTTCGCTGCGCTTCCATCTCGATCGCAAGACCGGCGCGGTCAGTCGCGACCTGGAACGCGGTACGCGTTCGGTCAGCACGATCCTGAACTACATGGCGTTCAGCATCCTGCCGATCGTGGTCGAATTCGGCCTGGTTGCGATCATTCTGATCCGGGACTACAGCTGGGTGTTCGCCGCCGCGATGTTCGGTTCGGTTGTGGTGTACGTCGCCGTGACCTTCGCGATCACCGAATGGCGCATGGATTTCCGCCACTACATGAACCGTCTCGATTCGGAGGGCAACACCCAGGCCTTCGACAGCCTGATCAACTACGAAACCGTGAAGTACTTCGGCAACGAATCGATGGAGCTGCGGCGTTACGACGGCACCTTGTCGGAGTGGGAGCATTGGGCGGTCAAGAGCCAGACCTCGATGTCGATGCTCAACTTCGGCCAAGGCGCGGTGATCGCTCTGGGCGTGACGTTGGTTATGTACCTGGCGATGCGCGGTGTCGCATCCGGCGAGATCAGCATCGGCGACCTGGTGCTGTTGAACGCCTTCTTGCTGCAGCTTTTCATTCCGCTCGGTTTCCTCGGCATCGTCTATCGCCAGATCAAGTATTCGCTGGCCGACATGGACCTGGTCTTCAAACTGCTCGAGCGCGAGCCGGAGATCACCGATAAAGCGGGTGCTGCACCACTGCAGCTCGATGGCGGCAAGCTGCGCTTCGAGTCGGTCGACTTCGGCTATCAGCCCGACCGGCAGATTCTGTATGCACTCGACCTGGACGTACCGCCCGGGCACAAGGTGGCCGTGGTTGGACATAGTGGTGCCGGCAAGTCGACCTTGGCGCGACTCGTCTATCGCTTCTACGACGTCGATGGCGGCCGAATCACCATCGATGGACAGGACCTGCGCGATGTGACCCAAGACAGCCTGCGCGCGGCGATAGGTATCGTGCCGCAGGATACGGTTCTGTTTAACGATACGATCTACTACAACATCGCCTATGGGCGCCCGCAGGCAACGCGCGAAGAGGTCGAGCAGGCGGCTGCAATGGCGCATATCAAGGCCTTTGTCGAAAGCCTGCCGGAGGCCTGGGAAACGCGCGTCGGCGAACGTGGTCTGAAGCTCTCGGGCGGCGAAAAGCAGCGTGTGGCGATCGCCCGTGCGATTCTCAAAGACCCGCAGATCCTGATCTTCGATGAGGCAACCTCATCGCTCGATACGCGCACCGAGCAGGCAATCCAGGAGACCTTGGCCGAGGTCGCCGCGAAGCACACGACGTTGGTTATCGCACATCGCCTGTCGACCGTGGTCGATGCCGACCAGATCCTGGTGATGTCTGCGGGGCGGATTGTCGAGCGCGGTACGCATGCCGAACTGCTCGCCGGGAACGGAATCTATCGTGAGATGTGGGAGCTGCAGCGCAAGGAGCGCGAGCAGGAGCAATACGATCAAGCCGAGGCGGATTCAGCGTGA
- a CDS encoding energy transducer TonB — protein sequence MHWLFAFVAALILNLGILQSLEPDVAHSPAGEGPIALDIAVIALPADAPEVSQTDDALRESAESAASEAQQTAPQAEPEPSPPPEPQPLPVEPIADPDIQQVLPTERQPEAVQEAERKLPKSLPKPKPKPKPKPKPKPKPKPKPKPPAKPDAVQQARSQTVESRSQAPTAAAPSSSQAKRSQEVDVRKSTSRPSAEVTGRYTQQLRARIERGKRYPRKALMRRKQGTVTLRLSINASGSLLSVAVVATSGHQVLDEAAVRLAREAAPFPNLPAGEPVPFEVTVPVVYRLR from the coding sequence ATGCACTGGCTATTCGCCTTCGTTGCTGCGTTGATACTGAACCTCGGGATACTGCAGAGCCTGGAACCCGATGTGGCTCACTCGCCGGCTGGCGAAGGACCTATCGCCCTGGATATTGCCGTCATCGCATTGCCGGCGGATGCACCCGAGGTGAGCCAAACCGACGATGCCCTACGCGAGAGCGCAGAATCGGCGGCATCAGAGGCCCAGCAAACAGCCCCGCAAGCCGAACCCGAACCGTCTCCGCCACCTGAGCCACAACCACTGCCGGTCGAACCCATTGCTGATCCCGACATACAGCAGGTCCTGCCGACGGAGCGCCAACCCGAGGCAGTGCAAGAGGCTGAGAGGAAATTGCCGAAATCCTTGCCCAAGCCCAAGCCCAAGCCCAAGCCCAAGCCCAAGCCCAAGCCCAAGCCCAAGCCCAAGCCCAAGCCTCCAGCTAAGCCAGACGCAGTTCAGCAAGCGAGATCGCAAACGGTCGAATCACGAAGTCAGGCACCGACAGCCGCGGCACCGTCGTCGAGCCAGGCTAAGAGAAGCCAAGAGGTTGACGTTCGCAAGAGCACATCCAGACCCTCGGCGGAGGTGACTGGGCGTTACACTCAGCAATTGCGGGCCCGCATAGAGCGCGGCAAGCGCTATCCGCGAAAAGCGCTGATGCGCCGAAAGCAGGGAACCGTCACCCTGCGCCTGTCGATCAATGCGAGCGGATCCTTGCTAAGCGTTGCGGTGGTTGCCACTTCCGGGCACCAGGTACTGGACGAAGCAGCCGTCAGGTTGGCAAGAGAGGCCGCGCCTTTTCCGAATTTGCCGGCCGGCGAACCGGTGCCGTTCGAGGTCACGGTACCGGTCGTTTACCGCTTGCGATGA
- a CDS encoding MotA/TolQ/ExbB proton channel family protein gives MNTDKLLPFLSDSTLLQSGGPVVVILLVMSIVATTVILVKLWQFLPFGIGSAAAVQRVLKAWQEGDRKLALEHARAGRQPVQRVLVAAIDAMLAGRHDAFVREEAERVAAELLERRIRYLRILEVIAALSPLLGLFGTVLGMIDAFQAMESAGRQVDPAVLSGGIWQALLTTAAGLAVAMPVAAVLSLFEGSVHRLRHQIEDALTRLVLSAHGQDPAGA, from the coding sequence ATGAATACAGACAAGCTATTGCCTTTCTTATCGGACTCTACGTTGCTGCAAAGCGGTGGCCCGGTTGTCGTCATCCTGCTCGTCATGTCGATTGTGGCGACCACCGTGATACTGGTGAAACTGTGGCAATTTCTGCCGTTCGGTATTGGTAGCGCAGCTGCCGTTCAGCGCGTGTTGAAGGCATGGCAGGAGGGAGATCGGAAGCTCGCCCTCGAACATGCGCGGGCGGGTCGTCAGCCGGTGCAGCGTGTCCTTGTTGCCGCGATCGATGCGATGCTTGCAGGCAGGCATGACGCGTTCGTCCGCGAAGAAGCGGAGCGCGTTGCTGCCGAATTGCTCGAAAGGCGGATTCGTTACCTGCGGATCCTGGAGGTGATAGCCGCATTGAGCCCATTGCTCGGCCTGTTCGGCACCGTTCTTGGAATGATCGATGCATTTCAGGCGATGGAAAGCGCCGGTCGCCAGGTGGACCCGGCCGTTCTGTCGGGTGGGATATGGCAGGCATTGTTGACGACAGCCGCTGGGCTGGCCGTTGCGATGCCGGTCGCCGCGGTGCTGAGCCTGTTCGAGGGTTCGGTTCATCGATTGCGCCATCAGATCGAGGACGCTTTGACCCGGCTGGTGCTGAGCGCGCATGGGCAAGATCCAGCAGGCGCATGA
- a CDS encoding YaiI/YqxD family protein, with protein MKIWVDGDACPVVIKEILFRAAERTKVLVTVVANQAVRIPRSNFVQMLQVPRGFDVADEEIVRRVDAGDLVITSDIPLAADVIDKGGVALSPRGELFTKDNVKARLNMRDFLDTMRSSGFDTGGPPALSSNDRKAFADHLDRVLTKATGGN; from the coding sequence TGGGTAGACGGTGATGCCTGTCCGGTGGTGATCAAAGAGATCTTGTTCAGGGCGGCCGAGCGGACGAAAGTTCTGGTCACGGTGGTTGCCAACCAGGCGGTGCGGATACCCCGTTCAAACTTCGTGCAAATGCTTCAGGTGCCGCGTGGTTTCGATGTCGCCGATGAGGAGATCGTCCGCAGAGTCGACGCCGGCGACCTCGTGATCACGAGCGATATCCCGCTGGCGGCAGATGTCATCGACAAGGGCGGCGTTGCGTTGAGCCCTCGAGGCGAGCTGTTCACCAAGGACAACGTCAAAGCGCGACTCAATATGCGGGATTTTCTCGACACCATGCGCTCCAGCGGTTTCGACACGGGTGGGCCGCCGGCACTCAGCAGCAACGACAGGAAGGCGTTTGCCGACCATCTCGATCGCGTGCTGACCAAAGCGACGGGTGGCAATTGA
- a CDS encoding ExbD/TolR family protein: MKLELPDKHRYRPASDDQTLGLINVAFLLLVFFLMAGTLTPAEPFDLDALLIASGEPGKPDSDQLLVAADGRIGYRGTVHTLEALSAEMFAPLDGVLTVRADPELNARTMLGLIAKLRQLGVRDIRLVGLPIVTS, translated from the coding sequence ATGAAACTCGAACTGCCCGACAAGCACCGCTATCGTCCAGCGTCCGACGATCAGACGCTGGGACTTATCAACGTCGCGTTCCTGCTTCTGGTTTTCTTTTTGATGGCTGGAACCTTAACGCCGGCTGAGCCGTTTGATCTCGATGCGCTCCTTATCGCATCGGGAGAGCCGGGCAAACCCGACAGCGACCAGCTGTTGGTCGCTGCTGACGGACGTATCGGCTATCGGGGAACCGTTCATACGCTGGAGGCGTTGTCTGCGGAAATGTTTGCGCCGTTGGATGGCGTCTTGACGGTCAGGGCCGACCCCGAACTCAACGCGCGGACGATGCTGGGGTTGATTGCCAAACTGCGGCAGCTTGGCGTACGCGACATTCGCCTGGTGGGTTTGCCGATCGTGACAAGCTAG
- a CDS encoding ExbD/TolR family protein: MKIQIAHPRRRSLIGLTPLIDVVFILLFFFMLASSLDNWQGMDFHLGGTTATLPPAQDTLQFVVHPGGAVERKDQRFGLSAFIAYVESQPPDTTIVLVPAADTPLQDLIGVVDAARLAGLQRVVFGLRE, encoded by the coding sequence ATGAAGATCCAGATCGCGCACCCACGTCGGCGCAGTTTGATTGGGCTTACGCCCCTGATCGACGTCGTTTTCATTCTGCTGTTCTTCTTCATGTTGGCGTCCAGTCTCGACAACTGGCAGGGGATGGATTTCCACCTGGGTGGGACGACCGCAACACTGCCGCCAGCGCAGGACACGTTGCAGTTTGTCGTCCACCCCGGTGGAGCGGTCGAACGCAAGGATCAACGATTCGGTCTGTCTGCTTTCATTGCGTACGTTGAATCGCAACCACCAGACACTACGATTGTGCTGGTGCCGGCGGCCGACACTCCGCTACAAGACCTGATCGGCGTCGTCGATGCGGCCCGACTGGCAGGGCTGCAACGCGTGGTTTTCGGCTTGCGCGAATGA
- a CDS encoding TonB-dependent receptor produces the protein MALFDSSHRAGRVALVYSLVVAGATPTAVRSAQAVDAIEVIGVTPLHGTGVPAGEYPANVQTLTRDDLEDGGLDVTDSLNRKLSSVTLNAAQNNPLQPDVQYRGFTASPLLGLPQGIAVYGDGVRLNSVFGDTVHWDMIPQHAIGSINLIPGSNPLFGLNTLGGALSYRTKDGFTTDRSRVSVLGGSFDRWEVAAETGAQHGEWAYYLALSYFDEEGWRDYSPSTAQSLFGKVSWQAGVSRLDLGINIADSDLIGNGATPSQLLDEDREAIFTRPDQTENELFAVTLNGETELNENTLLAGNIYYRQHDISTLNGDDSDIEECALPANAGLLCIEDDGTEEVVEDPNGNPIAASEALEGATVNTSQTDQDSFGMTLQATFLHDLAGHENQLIVGGAWDEGRAHYRAKTELGSLDATRLAVGGGVYDGESFVDVKTRTRSFGLFFFDSLRVSDALTLNLAGRWNSTNVELDDQLGTALNGDHTFSRFNPSIGASYALKPSVTLYGSYSESTRAPTPVELTCADPDDPCRLPNAFVADPPLDQVVAKTFELGARGRSGGINWNVAAFTTTNEDDIIFISSGALTSEGYFDNIGDTRRRGIELGVSGSAFSDRLDWFAGYTYLDATFQSDFRAPSENHPQAVGGEIAVEKGDRIPGIPEHVFKVGADYKVTPALLLGGEVIYASDQYLRGDESNQLDPIDGYAVTNLRMRYQVNKTFSVIARVDNVFDKEYETFGVLGEPDEVLGAAYDDPRFLGPGSPRGGWIGVEATF, from the coding sequence ATGGCTCTCTTTGATTCGTCGCACCGCGCCGGCCGTGTGGCTCTCGTGTACTCCCTGGTTGTCGCTGGGGCAACGCCGACGGCGGTGCGGTCGGCGCAGGCCGTCGATGCGATCGAGGTCATCGGCGTTACGCCGCTGCACGGTACCGGCGTGCCGGCCGGCGAGTATCCGGCAAACGTCCAGACGCTGACGCGGGACGACCTAGAGGACGGTGGCCTGGATGTTACCGACTCGCTGAACCGCAAGCTGAGCAGCGTCACGCTGAATGCCGCACAAAACAATCCTCTGCAACCTGATGTGCAGTATCGCGGCTTTACTGCCTCGCCGCTGCTTGGACTGCCACAAGGTATCGCGGTGTACGGCGATGGCGTGCGGCTCAACAGTGTGTTCGGCGATACCGTTCACTGGGACATGATCCCGCAGCACGCCATCGGTAGCATCAACCTGATACCGGGTTCGAACCCATTGTTCGGTCTCAACACCTTGGGTGGTGCCTTGTCTTACCGAACCAAAGACGGATTCACGACAGATCGGAGCCGCGTATCTGTGCTCGGCGGATCATTTGACCGCTGGGAGGTTGCGGCAGAGACCGGTGCGCAACACGGCGAGTGGGCCTATTACCTTGCGCTGTCGTACTTCGATGAAGAAGGGTGGCGCGATTATTCGCCGTCGACCGCCCAATCGTTGTTCGGCAAGGTGAGCTGGCAGGCGGGTGTATCGCGTCTGGATCTCGGCATCAACATTGCGGACTCCGACCTGATCGGCAACGGCGCAACGCCGTCACAACTGTTGGACGAGGATCGCGAGGCGATCTTTACGCGGCCTGATCAGACCGAAAACGAGTTGTTCGCGGTGACGCTCAACGGCGAGACAGAGTTGAATGAGAACACGTTGCTGGCCGGCAATATCTATTATCGTCAGCACGACATCTCGACGCTGAACGGTGATGACTCGGATATCGAGGAATGTGCGCTGCCGGCCAACGCCGGACTGTTATGCATTGAAGATGACGGTACTGAAGAGGTCGTCGAAGATCCAAACGGCAACCCGATCGCAGCCTCCGAGGCGCTCGAAGGCGCAACCGTCAACACCTCGCAGACCGATCAAGACAGCTTCGGCATGACGCTGCAGGCAACCTTCCTGCACGACCTTGCCGGTCACGAGAATCAACTGATCGTGGGTGGAGCATGGGACGAAGGTCGTGCCCACTACCGCGCCAAGACCGAGCTGGGTTCGCTCGATGCAACGCGCCTGGCGGTTGGTGGCGGTGTGTATGACGGCGAGTCGTTCGTCGATGTGAAAACCAGAACGCGCAGCTTTGGCCTGTTTTTCTTTGATTCGCTGCGCGTGAGCGACGCGCTCACCTTGAACCTGGCTGGGCGCTGGAACAGCACCAACGTGGAACTGGACGACCAGTTGGGAACAGCCCTGAACGGTGATCATACCTTCAGCCGGTTCAACCCCTCGATAGGCGCCAGCTATGCACTCAAGCCATCGGTGACCCTGTATGGCAGCTACAGCGAGTCCACGCGGGCTCCGACGCCGGTGGAGCTGACCTGCGCCGATCCGGACGACCCCTGCCGCCTGCCGAACGCCTTTGTAGCCGATCCGCCGCTTGACCAGGTGGTTGCCAAGACATTCGAACTCGGCGCGCGGGGCCGATCGGGCGGGATTAACTGGAACGTTGCTGCGTTCACCACCACCAACGAAGACGACATCATCTTTATCTCATCCGGCGCACTGACCAGCGAAGGCTATTTCGACAACATCGGCGATACGCGCCGCCGTGGCATCGAGTTGGGCGTTTCCGGTAGCGCGTTCTCGGACCGTCTCGACTGGTTTGCCGGCTACACCTATCTCGACGCCACCTTCCAGAGCGACTTCAGGGCGCCGAGCGAGAATCATCCGCAAGCCGTTGGCGGCGAGATCGCCGTCGAGAAGGGCGACCGCATCCCAGGTATCCCGGAGCATGTATTCAAGGTCGGTGCCGACTACAAGGTGACGCCGGCCCTGTTGTTGGGCGGTGAGGTTATCTACGCGTCGGATCAGTATCTGCGTGGTGACGAATCCAATCAGCTCGACCCGATCGATGGCTATGCCGTAACCAATCTGCGCATGCGTTACCAGGTGAACAAGACGTTCAGCGTTATTGCGCGCGTCGACAACGTGTTCGACAAGGAATACGAGACATTTGGCGTGTTGGGCGAGCCGGACGAGGTTCTCGGTGCAGCCTACGACGACCCGCGCTTTCTCGGCCCGGGGTCGCCGCGTGGCGGCTGGATCGGTGTTGAGGCGACGTTTTAA